One part of the Prosthecobacter vanneervenii genome encodes these proteins:
- a CDS encoding anti-sigma factor family protein, which translates to MKTPTDDHELIRWIDGEMNEAERAQFEERLKQEPELDTEARKMRCLSDTLRAHMPAVMRVPHADYFNTQIGVRITQMALDDARARTTTSGWGTQLLQWFRQPWFAMAGAAALAVLCFMAMNPVGSGPSGSMILSSYTPNTHVQARTYHDQNADATVLMLDGLDAMPADRKISGVNIQRSEVEPELASTTMYDAKGAAVLMISRDALGNPLLSPEG; encoded by the coding sequence ATGAAAACTCCCACTGATGATCATGAACTCATCCGCTGGATTGATGGCGAGATGAACGAAGCTGAACGCGCCCAGTTTGAGGAACGCCTCAAGCAAGAACCCGAGCTCGATACAGAAGCCCGGAAAATGCGCTGTCTGAGTGATACTCTCCGCGCTCACATGCCCGCAGTGATGCGGGTGCCACACGCTGATTACTTCAACACCCAGATCGGCGTACGCATCACCCAGATGGCACTCGACGATGCACGCGCCCGCACCACCACCTCCGGCTGGGGCACGCAGCTGCTGCAGTGGTTTCGGCAGCCTTGGTTTGCAATGGCCGGGGCTGCCGCGCTGGCGGTGCTTTGCTTTATGGCGATGAATCCGGTGGGCAGCGGGCCCTCCGGCAGCATGATTCTCAGCTCCTACACCCCAAACACCCATGTGCAGGCGCGCACCTACCACGACCAGAATGCAGACGCCACCGTGCTGATGCTCGACGGTCTGGACGCGATGCCTGCCGATCGTAAGATCAGCGGAGTCAACATTCAGCGCAGCGAGGTGGAACCCGAACTGGCCTCCACCACCATGTATGATGCCAAAGGTGCCGCCGTCCTCATGATCTCCCGCGAC